A single Paenibacillus sp. FSL R5-0517 DNA region contains:
- a CDS encoding carotenoid biosynthesis protein, giving the protein MIQWLYWAWYVIGATLMLTIGVPDVLSFSNGLFLIFYALYVLDLIYQGRNRTGLSDQSVIWLKPGLWIASVIIWLGGMGVEWVGVHTHWPFGEYAYSDFFGIHLFSVPVTLGFAWIAVVGNSALLSGGGSTWTGKLLRAVKTGFWAVVLDLVLDPVAHARGFWEWQAPGGFYGVPWTNYISWFVMGAFLSLFLPAMPGDRSSLLRAKWLYQLFILLFGLLALKEGITGSFIIAIAGVLLAEGSWLYDSRRKIKTV; this is encoded by the coding sequence ATGATCCAGTGGCTTTACTGGGCTTGGTATGTCATTGGAGCAACCTTGATGCTGACGATCGGCGTACCGGACGTGTTGTCCTTTTCCAATGGTTTATTCTTAATCTTCTATGCGTTGTATGTGCTGGATCTGATCTACCAGGGGCGCAATCGGACAGGTCTGTCCGACCAGTCAGTCATCTGGTTGAAACCCGGGCTGTGGATCGCTTCCGTGATCATCTGGTTGGGTGGTATGGGCGTGGAGTGGGTAGGGGTGCATACGCATTGGCCCTTTGGTGAGTATGCTTACTCTGACTTTTTCGGGATTCATCTGTTCAGTGTGCCTGTTACGCTGGGTTTCGCCTGGATCGCAGTGGTGGGTAACTCGGCGCTGTTAAGTGGCGGGGGTTCAACCTGGACTGGAAAACTGCTTCGAGCAGTGAAGACCGGGTTCTGGGCGGTGGTTCTTGATCTGGTACTCGATCCTGTCGCGCATGCAAGAGGATTCTGGGAGTGGCAGGCTCCAGGTGGATTCTACGGGGTCCCGTGGACCAATTACATAAGCTGGTTTGTCATGGGCGCATTCCTGTCCCTGTTCCTTCCGGCCATGCCTGGTGACCGTAGCTCATTGCTGCGTGCAAAATGGCTGTATCAGCTCTTTATTCTTCTATTCGGCCTACTCGCCCTGAAGGAAGGAATTACAGGCAGCTTTATCATCGCCATTGCAGGAGTGCTTCTTGCCGAAGGGAGCTGGCTGTATGATTCGCGCCGTAAAATCAAAACCGTTTAA
- a CDS encoding phytoene/squalene synthase family protein: MNEAILSRCEELMQKGSSSFYQAFRGLPSPRREAVYVIYAFCRMIDDSVDEPEQSAYTIHEIHDLFDRLDEAEGHFIWPALRWLFSSFPHLDKGPFFRQMEGQLTDLKVTHYATMQELEHYCYLVAGTVGEMLLPVLRDDNGAEVAVNGIALGKGMQIVNIIRDVGEDRARVRRYVPLEIMEKHGYSEQDFEDGIVDERFIAIIHELKAAALNWFRIGMDRLDTYPTESAFSIELAAAFYSTILHAVERNDYDVYTKRAYVSDELKLEMLGAIVKRYPMLAYQASRTAVS, encoded by the coding sequence ATGAATGAAGCGATTTTGAGCAGGTGTGAAGAGTTGATGCAAAAGGGTTCTTCCTCTTTTTATCAGGCATTTAGAGGGCTGCCAAGTCCGCGTCGGGAAGCGGTATATGTCATTTATGCCTTCTGCCGCATGATCGATGACAGTGTGGATGAACCGGAACAATCGGCCTATACGATTCATGAGATCCATGATTTATTTGATCGACTGGACGAAGCGGAAGGACACTTTATCTGGCCAGCACTGAGATGGTTGTTTAGCAGTTTCCCTCATCTGGATAAGGGGCCATTCTTCCGCCAGATGGAAGGGCAACTCACCGATCTTAAAGTAACGCATTATGCAACGATGCAGGAACTGGAGCATTATTGTTATCTGGTGGCTGGAACCGTAGGCGAGATGTTGTTGCCTGTATTGCGGGATGATAATGGCGCGGAAGTAGCCGTAAACGGGATTGCTTTGGGTAAAGGAATGCAGATTGTTAACATTATTCGTGATGTGGGTGAAGATCGGGCCAGAGTGCGCCGGTATGTTCCACTGGAGATCATGGAGAAGCATGGTTACTCGGAGCAGGACTTCGAAGACGGGATCGTGGACGAACGCTTTATTGCCATTATTCATGAGTTAAAAGCGGCAGCATTGAACTGGTTCCGTATTGGCATGGATCGATTGGATACTTATCCGACGGAAAGTGCGTTTTCGATTGAGCTGGCAGCAGCCTTTTACTCCACCATTCTACATGCGGTTGAGCGTAACGACTATGACGTATATACCAAACGGGCATATGTTAGTGATGAATTGAAACTGGAGATGCTGGGTGCGATTGTGAAACGTTACCCGATGCTGGCCTATCAAGCCTCCCGAACGGCGGTATCCTAA
- the crtI gene encoding phytoene desaturase family protein, producing MKRAAIVGAGIGGLTSALLLNRQGWDVTVYERGSRVGGRIGYEQEGEYRIDQGPTIVLLPEMLLGILEEAGVDRSKIELLRCDPLYRVHYHSGRVMTKMTSREEQTAEIERLFPGESRGFTRFMKDMDTLFPAGRAAFLERAFPRKRDFFTPSLMSLMGRLRAHKSVRKAVGDYFQHEELLDAYSLQSLYIGGSPFGTPGIYSLLPYAEHEYGIWMVKGGYAALPAILEQELISRGGRVVLNAEVTGLTIKNGVCEGIETAAGAENVDAVIYNGDFPHLSGLLGQSSEVARKRKPYRPSSGCVLLYVGVDKTWEDATTHQFFLPPSLEGSLQEVFNQRRIPAKSSFYVFNPVALDETAAPSGQSVLYFLIPVPDAEGVDWEQESEPLAERVLEEAEQRGFPGLRAAIKWKKVRTPADAERDGLYGGGSFGIAPVLFQSGVYRPQPKPFPNIKGLYAAGASVHPGGGVPIVMQSARMAVNQLTKEMGT from the coding sequence ATGAAACGGGCCGCCATTGTAGGGGCAGGGATTGGCGGACTTACTTCGGCACTGTTGTTGAACCGTCAGGGATGGGATGTCACCGTGTATGAACGGGGTTCGCGCGTCGGTGGACGCATTGGTTATGAGCAGGAAGGAGAGTACCGGATCGATCAGGGGCCGACCATCGTGCTTCTGCCCGAAATGTTACTTGGCATCTTGGAAGAAGCCGGCGTAGATCGTTCGAAGATTGAACTGCTTCGCTGTGATCCCCTATATAGAGTGCATTATCACAGTGGTCGTGTCATGACCAAGATGACGTCACGTGAGGAGCAGACGGCGGAGATTGAGCGTTTGTTCCCGGGAGAGAGTCGAGGGTTCACGCGGTTCATGAAAGACATGGACACGTTGTTTCCGGCAGGCCGGGCAGCGTTTCTGGAACGGGCTTTTCCGCGCAAAAGGGATTTCTTCACACCATCTCTCATGTCACTTATGGGCAGATTGCGTGCACACAAAAGTGTCCGGAAAGCGGTGGGCGATTATTTTCAGCATGAGGAATTGCTAGATGCTTACTCGCTACAAAGTCTATATATCGGTGGATCGCCGTTCGGGACGCCAGGCATCTACTCCCTGCTTCCCTATGCAGAACATGAATATGGGATCTGGATGGTGAAGGGCGGGTATGCAGCATTACCGGCTATTCTGGAACAGGAACTGATCTCACGTGGTGGACGTGTTGTACTGAATGCGGAAGTTACAGGGCTCACGATTAAAAATGGTGTATGTGAAGGTATAGAAACGGCAGCAGGCGCAGAAAATGTGGATGCAGTTATCTACAATGGCGATTTCCCCCATCTTTCGGGTTTGCTTGGTCAATCATCAGAGGTAGCGCGTAAAAGAAAGCCATATCGTCCCTCTTCCGGATGTGTATTGCTCTATGTGGGCGTGGACAAAACCTGGGAAGATGCAACGACACACCAGTTCTTCCTGCCACCAAGTCTTGAAGGCAGTTTACAGGAAGTGTTCAATCAGCGACGCATTCCGGCAAAGTCCTCATTTTACGTATTTAATCCGGTCGCATTGGATGAGACGGCAGCGCCTTCAGGACAGAGTGTATTGTATTTCCTCATTCCCGTACCCGATGCCGAAGGTGTCGACTGGGAGCAGGAGAGCGAGCCGTTGGCAGAACGTGTACTGGAAGAAGCGGAGCAACGTGGATTCCCGGGACTTCGTGCAGCGATCAAGTGGAAAAAGGTGCGCACACCCGCTGACGCAGAGCGAGACGGGCTCTATGGGGGCGGAAGCTTCGGTATTGCGCCAGTGTTATTCCAGTCCGGTGTATACCGACCGCAACCCAAACCATTCCCGAATATCAAGGGATTATATGCCGCAGGGGCATCTGTACATCCTGGAGGCGGAGTGCCGATTGTGATGCAGAGTGCACGTATGGCCGTCAATCAACTCACGAAGGAGATGGGAACATGA
- the crtI gene encoding phytoene desaturase family protein gives MIPNQQRKRAAVIGAGPGGLAAAMLLSGQGYEVDVYEKQPVIGGRSARLELGEYRFDRGATFLMMPQLIEEMFDVVGRKLSDYVHMKELTPLYALNFGDKVFTPSRNREDTAAQIKELFPGNEDNYLRFMQEEEVKFGKVMPLLRRPFGKLTDYLRKDAVTALPKLDVHNTVYGILSRYFTDERLRWAFTFQSKYLGMSAWDCPGTFTILSFIEHHYGLFHPIGGVNRIFQAMADVVEEYGGRIHTSTPVKQVIVRKGRAEGVLLENGERIEADHVVVNADFAHAVNHLFEPGVLKKYTPEKMKRKKYSCSTAMLYLGVDGEVDLPHHSIYFPEDYRLNVDEITKHKMLSADPSLYIHNPSRLDSTLAPEGKSALYVLMPTPNLTADIDWEAERENVQEAMMKRMESIPELADIRSRIEECMLFTPLDWETELDVYRGATFNMAHNLGQMMYLRPHNQFEELKSVWLVGGGTHPGSGLPTIFESARISVRLIQEEDARTRSKPSSYVKTAEAGGHS, from the coding sequence ATGATACCGAATCAACAACGCAAACGTGCAGCTGTGATTGGAGCGGGTCCGGGTGGACTTGCAGCAGCGATGTTATTGTCCGGTCAGGGGTACGAAGTAGATGTATATGAGAAACAGCCAGTCATCGGGGGGCGTTCTGCCAGATTGGAACTGGGTGAATATCGATTCGACCGGGGCGCAACATTTTTGATGATGCCTCAGTTGATTGAAGAGATGTTCGACGTGGTAGGTCGCAAGTTATCCGATTATGTGCATATGAAAGAGTTAACCCCACTGTACGCACTGAACTTTGGTGACAAGGTGTTCACACCTTCTCGTAATCGGGAAGATACAGCTGCACAGATTAAGGAATTGTTTCCAGGCAATGAAGACAATTACCTTCGGTTCATGCAAGAAGAAGAAGTGAAGTTTGGCAAAGTCATGCCTTTGCTCCGCCGTCCTTTTGGCAAACTGACGGACTATCTACGCAAAGACGCGGTAACAGCTCTACCTAAGCTTGATGTCCACAACACGGTCTATGGAATCTTGTCCCGCTATTTTACAGACGAGCGTCTACGCTGGGCATTCACATTCCAATCCAAATACCTTGGCATGTCTGCCTGGGATTGTCCGGGTACCTTTACCATACTATCGTTCATCGAGCATCACTATGGATTGTTCCATCCCATTGGCGGTGTGAATCGGATCTTCCAGGCCATGGCTGATGTCGTGGAAGAATACGGAGGAAGGATACATACTTCCACCCCGGTGAAACAGGTCATCGTTCGCAAGGGTCGTGCCGAAGGTGTGTTGCTTGAGAACGGTGAACGCATTGAAGCGGACCATGTGGTCGTGAACGCCGACTTTGCACATGCGGTGAACCATTTGTTCGAACCGGGCGTACTTAAGAAATATACCCCGGAGAAAATGAAACGCAAAAAATACTCCTGCTCTACAGCGATGCTGTATCTGGGTGTGGATGGTGAAGTGGACCTGCCGCATCACTCGATCTATTTTCCAGAGGACTACCGGTTGAACGTTGATGAGATTACGAAGCACAAAATGTTGTCAGCCGATCCATCTCTATATATTCATAACCCTTCCAGACTCGATTCGACACTGGCACCGGAAGGAAAATCTGCTTTATATGTTCTGATGCCTACGCCTAACCTTACCGCAGACATCGATTGGGAAGCAGAACGTGAGAATGTGCAGGAGGCCATGATGAAGCGGATGGAAAGCATTCCTGAGCTGGCAGACATTCGCAGCAGGATTGAAGAATGTATGCTGTTCACTCCACTCGACTGGGAGACTGAACTGGATGTATACCGCGGAGCAACATTCAACATGGCGCATAATCTGGGTCAGATGATGTACCTGCGTCCCCATAACCAGTTTGAAGAGTTGAAAAGCGTATGGCTGGTTGGAGGAGGAACACATCCGGGCAGCGGTTTACCAACGATCTTTGAATCGGCTCGAATCAGCGTGAGGCTGATCCAGGAAGAGGACGCGCGCACGCGCTCCAAGCCATCCTCTTATGTGAAGACGGCAGAAGCCGGAGGGCATTCATGA
- a CDS encoding MerR family transcriptional regulator, giving the protein MKSGQLGKKVGNKVYSIKQVAAMLDIRAVTIRAWENRYNAVTPERTESGYRMYTEENVEDLRWLKEQVELHQTNISEAVRMLKVNKLNPPEAAAPIPIMAPVPSMEEAYERMADQIYDSLYNFQGERANGLIDFGFTMYGYDSMFYHVLVPILVRVGDAWEQGRASVAQEHFMTQLISQRFYQFFHLFPIYPHLPKVLALCPEGEHHQVGLLLFSLFMRKNGAEVLYLGANTPEEGIFPIIRDQKIKLVCLSITSPGLLERCDQLIERIKNEFPHIRFVLGGKGYERAEHARYPQWIMPEDSADWQSWIEREYLAEQPPGARFGQANN; this is encoded by the coding sequence GTGAAATCTGGACAATTAGGAAAGAAAGTGGGTAATAAGGTGTATTCCATCAAACAAGTCGCAGCCATGCTCGATATCAGGGCGGTAACAATCCGGGCTTGGGAGAATCGGTATAATGCGGTCACCCCTGAGCGGACGGAATCGGGTTATCGAATGTATACCGAAGAGAATGTTGAGGATCTGCGCTGGTTGAAAGAACAGGTAGAGCTGCATCAGACTAATATCTCGGAAGCGGTACGGATGTTGAAAGTAAACAAATTAAACCCACCCGAGGCAGCTGCGCCTATTCCGATCATGGCTCCGGTGCCTTCAATGGAAGAAGCATACGAACGGATGGCAGATCAGATCTATGACTCGCTCTACAACTTTCAGGGTGAACGTGCCAATGGTTTGATTGATTTTGGTTTCACCATGTACGGGTACGATTCGATGTTCTATCATGTGCTGGTTCCCATACTGGTTCGGGTTGGAGATGCATGGGAGCAAGGCAGGGCTTCGGTCGCTCAGGAACACTTCATGACTCAGCTGATTTCACAGCGGTTTTATCAGTTTTTCCATCTGTTCCCGATCTATCCGCATCTGCCAAAAGTTCTGGCGTTGTGTCCGGAAGGGGAGCACCATCAGGTCGGGTTGCTGCTGTTCTCTCTCTTTATGCGTAAAAATGGAGCAGAAGTACTGTATCTCGGTGCGAACACGCCTGAAGAAGGCATTTTCCCGATTATCCGGGACCAAAAGATCAAGTTGGTCTGCCTTTCGATCACAAGTCCGGGGCTGCTTGAACGGTGCGATCAGCTTATCGAGAGAATTAAAAATGAGTTCCCGCATATTCGCTTCGTACTTGGTGGGAAGGGTTATGAGCGTGCAGAACATGCTCGTTACCCGCAATGGATCATGCCAGAGGATTCAGCAGATTGGCAGTCATGGATAGAACGTGAGTATCTCGCAGAGCAACCGCCTGGTGCGAGGTTTGGACAGGCGAATAATTAA
- a CDS encoding phospholipase D family protein, whose translation MVSLRRHTSDRKSSRGKFPYIRTGIALLVLWLIAVMLYQTYKPLPPGISYESPEYRVDQVEFLHDLTYPSSDGQMQHEQQIFQRMMQIVEEAEQFVLVDMFLFNNYQHKGQNFPPVSTEFTEALVAKKNQHPDMDIWFITDEVNTNYNSAPNPLLEQMKQAGIHVVITDVDPLRDSTPVYSAVWRTFFQWFGQSGDGWIKNLMATDGPDVTVRSYLKLLNVKANHRKVVVSEKTAIVSSGNIHDASAYHSNIAFEVTGPVIGDILQSEQAVLDISGGGQVPAYTAPSKDSNTGDLRIRYLTEGKVNDAVLYEINQAGKGDTIWMGMFYVASPKVLEALLEAEKRGTDIRLVLDPNENAFGQEKIGIPNRPVAAELHDKSNGKIQIRWYNTTKEQYHTKMIYIAKASGDHIVLGGSTNFTPRNMNDYNLENDLWVAAPPDNKFTRDIANYFERIWNNDDAEFTLDLDEFQEKTTFLKGILYKLQLILGLTTF comes from the coding sequence TTGGTCTCATTGCGCCGCCATACATCAGACCGCAAGTCTTCACGCGGCAAATTTCCATACATACGAACAGGGATCGCCCTATTGGTCCTATGGCTCATCGCCGTCATGCTCTATCAGACCTATAAACCATTGCCACCGGGCATTTCCTACGAAAGTCCGGAGTATCGTGTGGATCAAGTCGAATTCCTGCATGACCTGACCTATCCTTCCTCCGACGGACAGATGCAGCATGAACAGCAGATCTTCCAGCGCATGATGCAGATTGTGGAGGAAGCAGAGCAGTTTGTCCTGGTCGATATGTTCCTGTTCAATAATTATCAACACAAGGGACAGAACTTTCCTCCCGTAAGTACTGAATTTACCGAAGCTCTGGTCGCCAAAAAAAATCAGCATCCTGATATGGACATTTGGTTTATTACAGATGAAGTAAATACCAACTATAACTCAGCACCGAATCCGTTGCTGGAACAAATGAAACAAGCAGGCATTCATGTAGTCATTACGGATGTGGACCCTTTGCGTGATTCAACTCCGGTATACTCTGCGGTCTGGCGAACCTTCTTCCAGTGGTTTGGCCAATCCGGGGATGGCTGGATCAAGAACCTGATGGCCACAGATGGTCCGGATGTCACTGTGCGTTCCTATCTCAAGCTGCTCAATGTGAAGGCGAATCACCGCAAAGTTGTTGTTAGTGAAAAGACGGCGATTGTCTCTTCCGGCAATATCCATGATGCGAGTGCTTACCACTCGAACATTGCATTTGAAGTAACAGGTCCAGTCATAGGGGATATTCTGCAATCAGAGCAAGCTGTACTTGATATCTCGGGCGGAGGCCAGGTTCCTGCCTACACAGCTCCTTCGAAGGATTCAAACACGGGAGATTTGCGAATACGCTATTTAACTGAAGGCAAAGTGAATGACGCTGTTCTCTATGAAATCAATCAGGCTGGCAAAGGTGATACCATATGGATGGGCATGTTCTATGTGGCCTCTCCAAAAGTATTGGAAGCCCTGTTGGAAGCCGAAAAACGAGGAACCGACATCCGGCTTGTACTTGATCCTAATGAGAATGCCTTTGGTCAGGAAAAAATCGGCATTCCGAATCGCCCTGTCGCCGCCGAATTGCATGATAAATCCAACGGTAAAATACAGATCCGCTGGTATAACACCACCAAGGAGCAGTACCACACCAAGATGATTTATATTGCCAAGGCAAGCGGAGATCATATCGTGCTCGGCGGTTCAACCAACTTCACACCCCGAAACATGAATGACTACAATCTGGAGAATGATCTATGGGTTGCTGCACCTCCAGACAATAAGTTCACGCGCGATATCGCGAATTATTTTGAGCGTATTTGGAATAATGATGATGCCGAGTTCACGTTGGACCTGGATGAGTTTCAGGAGAAGACCACGTTCTTGAAAGGTATCCTTTATAAGTTACAGCTGATTTTGGGTCTTACGACCTTTTAG
- a CDS encoding TetR/AcrR family transcriptional regulator: MTAQSIRDAALFHFARDGYEGASLRAIADEVGIKKPSIYAHFSCKDDLFLHTLAFAFHEVTRHTLEYFRDHEDLPLEQRLKGLLIWFEQEYNAHASARLMLRNCFYPPLSLYSEVMDLVYPFIDGMERALTRLLQRAIRHGDISPIPAEQAAIAFMTFLDGITVEIIYGSSRRYKRRLEASWPVFWHGIHHLNEEARSVVPEGDSTS, encoded by the coding sequence ATGACTGCACAATCCATTCGGGATGCAGCCCTGTTCCATTTTGCCAGAGATGGCTATGAGGGGGCTTCACTACGAGCTATAGCTGATGAAGTCGGGATTAAAAAACCGTCCATATATGCACATTTCAGCTGCAAGGATGACTTGTTTTTGCACACCCTGGCGTTTGCTTTTCACGAAGTAACACGGCACACACTCGAATATTTCCGTGATCATGAGGATCTGCCATTGGAGCAGAGGCTGAAGGGTTTGCTGATCTGGTTCGAACAAGAATACAATGCACACGCCTCTGCTCGCTTGATGCTGCGCAATTGTTTCTACCCACCACTTTCCCTGTATAGCGAAGTGATGGATCTGGTGTATCCGTTTATCGATGGTATGGAACGTGCGCTAACTCGTTTGCTTCAACGGGCAATACGTCATGGGGATATTTCACCCATTCCCGCGGAGCAGGCCGCCATTGCATTCATGACGTTTCTCGACGGGATTACCGTTGAGATCATCTATGGAAGTTCCCGTCGGTACAAGAGACGGTTGGAAGCATCCTGGCCTGTCTTCTGGCATGGCATTCATCATCTGAACGAAGAGGCACGAAGTGTTGTGCCGGAAGGAGATTCAACATCATGA
- a CDS encoding multidrug efflux SMR transporter, which yields MNRNWLYVFVGGIIEIVWVSGLKHASNAWEWTLTGIAIVISFGLIIAASKRLPVGTVYAVFTGIGTAGTVLTEMVLFGEPFRLAKVLLIGLLLCGVIGLKLVTDQQEAKGGAV from the coding sequence ATGAACCGCAACTGGTTATATGTATTTGTCGGTGGCATTATTGAGATTGTCTGGGTAAGCGGGCTGAAACATGCCTCGAATGCCTGGGAGTGGACTTTGACGGGGATTGCCATCGTGATCAGCTTTGGACTGATTATTGCTGCTTCCAAAAGACTGCCTGTCGGTACGGTGTATGCCGTCTTTACGGGAATTGGTACGGCAGGTACCGTCCTTACGGAAATGGTCTTATTCGGCGAACCGTTCCGCTTGGCCAAAGTATTGCTCATTGGATTGTTGCTCTGCGGCGTAATCGGACTGAAACTGGTTACGGATCAGCAAGAAGCCAAAGGAGGTGCAGTATAA
- a CDS encoding multidrug efflux SMR transporter → MAWMAIVGAGICEIFGVIGINGASTRKGWPYIVLMLVSFVFSFSLLSYAMTSIPMGTAYAVWTGIGTVGSTLTGMFLFGERKEAKRILFIAMILVAAVGLKLIT, encoded by the coding sequence ATGGCTTGGATGGCAATTGTAGGTGCAGGCATATGTGAAATTTTCGGAGTAATCGGTATTAATGGTGCTTCTACTCGCAAAGGCTGGCCTTATATCGTACTGATGCTGGTATCGTTTGTGTTTAGCTTCTCGCTGTTATCTTACGCCATGACGTCCATTCCCATGGGCACAGCGTATGCGGTGTGGACCGGAATCGGGACGGTAGGCAGCACGTTAACAGGCATGTTCCTGTTCGGTGAACGGAAAGAAGCGAAGCGTATCCTGTTTATCGCGATGATTTTGGTTGCAGCGGTTGGTTTGAAACTGATCACGTAA
- a CDS encoding TetR/AcrR family transcriptional regulator: MNPIHEMNEKKKLIITTALKLFSSKGSAATSMQEIAELCGMSKGSLYIMFKSKEELEASTLEYCMYTLMDEMTQIEHETSLSPRERLHKQIETLLIHVAEFKEFLRVQLRSMMMDDEQQRKEQCHPQQRDLEIRTLHWFKDKLEEQYGPEIEPYTIDLILLTHGLFLSYVKIWFTEMPSLTVTKMATNLLQMMDYAAHGFLNQRPEPLIPLEEWPAWITEAQPDSTVMRHPIHIIKQMQDIAASDLPAGQPKNDALETIAILRQEMMEFTPRRAIILGMMHNLENVTAIQPLHSELQHILDAMYSRFIPADSSHT, from the coding sequence ATGAACCCTATACATGAGATGAATGAGAAGAAAAAACTCATCATTACTACAGCACTCAAGCTATTCTCATCCAAAGGCAGTGCTGCAACATCCATGCAAGAGATTGCTGAACTATGCGGGATGTCCAAAGGCAGCCTTTATATCATGTTCAAATCCAAAGAGGAACTGGAAGCCAGTACGCTGGAGTACTGCATGTACACGCTGATGGACGAGATGACGCAGATTGAGCATGAAACCAGCCTCTCCCCGCGAGAACGCCTGCACAAGCAGATTGAAACTCTGCTCATTCATGTAGCCGAATTCAAGGAATTTTTGCGGGTACAATTGCGAAGCATGATGATGGATGATGAACAGCAACGCAAGGAACAGTGCCATCCACAGCAAAGAGATCTGGAGATCCGTACCTTACATTGGTTCAAGGATAAGCTGGAAGAGCAGTATGGACCGGAGATTGAACCATATACGATTGATCTTATTTTGTTGACACACGGACTGTTCCTCTCCTACGTCAAAATCTGGTTTACAGAGATGCCTTCTCTCACCGTTACCAAAATGGCAACAAACTTGCTGCAAATGATGGATTATGCCGCACATGGATTCCTTAACCAAAGACCTGAGCCTTTGATTCCGTTGGAGGAATGGCCTGCCTGGATTACCGAGGCCCAACCAGATTCCACGGTGATGCGACATCCAATCCATATCATCAAACAAATGCAAGATATTGCCGCCTCCGATTTGCCCGCAGGGCAACCGAAGAATGATGCACTTGAAACCATTGCCATTCTCAGGCAGGAGATGATGGAATTCACGCCGCGGCGTGCCATTATTCTGGGCATGATGCACAATCTGGAGAACGTAACTGCCATTCAACCCTTGCATTCCGAGCTTCAGCATATTTTGGATGCCATGTATAGCCGGTTCATCCCTGCTGACTCGTCACACACATAA